Proteins from a genomic interval of Lactococcus protaetiae:
- the purC gene encoding phosphoribosylaminoimidazolesuccinocarboxamide synthase, whose product MKKETLLYEGKAKKLYVTDDSEVLWVEYCDQATALNGARKEQIAGKGALNNQITALIFERLNAEGVTTHFIKKLSKTEQLNKKVEIIPLEVVLRNVVAGSFAKRFGLSEGSVLPAPIVEFYYKNDDLDDPFINDEHVKFLNIATDDEIAFLKSETRKINEILKKIWSEIGLTLVDFKLEFGRLADGSIILADEISPDTSRLWDADGNHMDKDVFRRNIGDLMEVYSEVLAKLQAAK is encoded by the coding sequence TTGAAAAAAGAAACTTTGCTTTATGAGGGTAAGGCTAAGAAACTCTATGTTACTGATGATTCAGAGGTGCTTTGGGTAGAATATTGTGACCAAGCGACAGCATTAAATGGCGCGCGCAAGGAGCAAATTGCAGGTAAAGGAGCGTTGAATAATCAGATTACTGCTTTGATTTTTGAGCGATTAAATGCCGAAGGTGTGACGACTCATTTTATTAAAAAGTTGTCTAAAACCGAACAATTAAATAAAAAAGTAGAGATTATTCCATTGGAAGTTGTCTTGAGAAATGTGGTGGCAGGTTCATTTGCCAAACGTTTTGGTCTTTCTGAAGGGAGCGTTTTACCTGCTCCAATCGTTGAGTTTTACTATAAAAATGATGATTTAGATGATCCTTTTATCAATGATGAGCATGTGAAATTCCTGAACATTGCGACTGATGACGAGATTGCATTTTTGAAGTCTGAAACGCGTAAAATCAATGAAATTCTCAAAAAGATTTGGTCAGAAATTGGTTTGACTCTGGTGGATTTCAAGTTGGAATTTGGTCGTTTGGCTGATGGGAGTATTATTCTTGCGGATGAGATTTCTCCTGACACTTCACGGCTCTGGGACGCGGATGGAAATCACATGGATAAGGATGTTTTCCGTCGGAATATTGGCGATTTGATGGAGGTTTATAGCGAAGTTTTAGCGAAATTGCAAGCAGCAAAATAA
- the purS gene encoding phosphoribosylformylglycinamidine synthase subunit PurS, with product MTKATVYVTYKESILDPQGQAVQKAASKLGYDKVYKIRIGKYFEIEGTGSAEELKTQVEALSNELLANPNMETYRVEVQD from the coding sequence ATGACAAAAGCAACAGTTTATGTAACCTACAAAGAAAGTATTCTTGATCCTCAAGGACAGGCAGTGCAAAAGGCGGCAAGCAAGCTTGGTTATGACAAGGTGTATAAAATCCGTATCGGTAAATATTTTGAAATCGAAGGGACAGGGTCAGCCGAAGAGCTGAAAACACAAGTCGAAGCGTTGTCTAATGAGCTTTTGGCCAATCCAAATATGGAAACATACAGAGTTGAGGTTCAAGACTAG
- the purQ gene encoding phosphoribosylformylglycinamidine synthase subunit PurQ produces MKFAVIQFPGSNCDFDLLWAIRDVMGAEAEFVWHDETSLSGFDGVLIPGGFSYGDYLRCGAIASFANIMPEIKRLAAEGKPVFGTCNGFQILVEAGLLPGVLIRNDSLKFVSKWQTLNVRNKQTKFTTEYAENEVINLPIAHGEGKYVADEATLAELKANNQIIFTYENGNPNGSVDNIAGIINKEGNVLGMMPHPERAMEDLLGGSDGAKLFASVLKNFVKVEEVNA; encoded by the coding sequence ATGAAATTTGCAGTGATTCAATTTCCTGGCTCTAACTGCGATTTTGACTTGCTTTGGGCGATTCGGGATGTGATGGGTGCTGAGGCAGAGTTTGTCTGGCATGATGAGACCTCCCTCTCTGGTTTTGATGGAGTGTTGATTCCTGGAGGATTTAGCTACGGCGATTATTTGCGCTGTGGTGCGATTGCTTCTTTTGCCAATATTATGCCCGAAATCAAGCGTTTAGCGGCTGAGGGGAAACCTGTTTTTGGCACTTGTAATGGTTTTCAAATTTTGGTTGAAGCTGGGCTTTTGCCAGGCGTATTGATTAGAAATGACAGCTTAAAGTTTGTCAGCAAATGGCAGACTTTAAATGTTCGGAATAAGCAAACAAAATTCACGACAGAATACGCTGAAAACGAGGTCATTAACTTGCCCATCGCCCACGGTGAAGGAAAATACGTGGCAGACGAAGCCACGCTTGCTGAGCTGAAAGCGAACAATCAGATTATCTTTACTTATGAAAACGGCAATCCGAATGGCTCGGTTGACAATATCGCAGGCATTATCAACAAAGAGGGTAATGTGCTTGGCATGATGCCTCATCCAGAGCGTGCGATGGAGGATCTGCTTGGCGGGAGTGATGGTGCGAAGCTGTTTGCTAGTGTGTTGAAGAATTTTGTGAAAGTGGAAGAGGTGAACGCCTGA
- the purL gene encoding phosphoribosylformylglycinamidine synthase subunit PurL, translating to MTVELSPEQIRETKIYREWGLTDEEYLKIKDEILGGRLPNFTETGMYAVMWSEHCCYKNSKPVLRKFPTTGSQVLMGPGEGAGVVDIGDGQAVVFKAESHNHPSYVEPYEGAATGSGGIIRDIFSMGARPIAILDSLRFGQIDNAHTRHIVDQVVAGIAGYGNCIGIPTVGGEVAFDESYSGNPLVNVLCVGLIDQKDIQKGQAKGVGNSVFYVGAKTGRDGIHGASFASKEFGSGSETQRSAVQVGDPFMEKLLLEACIEVIQKHGDILVGIQDMGAAGLVSSTSEMASKAGSGLRLNLDDVPQRETGMIPYEMMLSESQERMVLCVKKGHEQEIVDLFKKYDLDAVNIGEVTDDGYYTLYHKGQLVAHVPVDSLAEDAPVYYREAKVPARISVFADEAKYVPVISDATKIFKKLLAQPTIASKRSIYETYDSRVMTNTVVAPGSDAAVLRVRGTKKALAMTTDCNARYLYLDPEKGGAIAVAEASRNIVASGGKPLAITDCLNFGNPEKPEQFWELTTAADGISRACLALDTPVISGNVSLYNETNGSAILPTPMIGMVGLIEDTDYITTQDFKRTGDSIYLIGTTADDFAGSELQKMLTGKISGRIDFDLDSEKRNQDLVLAAIKAGLVESAHDLSEGGLAIALAESAFAGNLGVTVKFDATDAQLFSETQGRFILSVSADKTADFEKLATEHAVKFVQIGEVTDSGVLDINSISVSTSEAFAIYENALPELMK from the coding sequence ATGACTGTTGAATTATCACCTGAACAAATCCGTGAAACGAAGATTTATCGTGAATGGGGTTTGACGGACGAGGAATATCTGAAAATCAAAGATGAGATTTTGGGTGGGCGGCTGCCGAATTTTACGGAAACGGGAATGTATGCTGTGATGTGGAGCGAGCATTGCTGCTATAAGAACTCGAAGCCTGTGCTGAGGAAGTTTCCAACGACTGGTTCACAGGTGCTGATGGGACCTGGTGAGGGTGCTGGCGTGGTCGATATTGGCGATGGTCAGGCGGTCGTTTTTAAGGCGGAAAGTCATAATCATCCCTCTTATGTTGAGCCTTACGAGGGTGCGGCGACTGGTTCTGGCGGAATTATTCGTGATATTTTCTCAATGGGTGCGCGTCCGATTGCGATTTTGGACAGTTTGCGTTTTGGGCAGATTGATAATGCACACACGAGGCATATCGTGGACCAAGTTGTGGCAGGGATTGCAGGCTACGGCAACTGTATTGGGATTCCAACGGTTGGTGGCGAGGTGGCTTTTGATGAGTCTTATAGTGGAAATCCGCTGGTTAATGTGCTTTGCGTGGGCTTGATTGACCAAAAAGACATTCAAAAAGGTCAGGCAAAAGGTGTTGGCAATAGTGTCTTTTATGTCGGCGCGAAAACAGGTCGTGACGGCATTCATGGGGCTTCATTTGCCTCAAAAGAATTTGGCTCTGGGTCTGAAACGCAGCGTTCTGCGGTACAGGTCGGTGATCCATTTATGGAAAAATTGCTGCTGGAAGCTTGTATTGAAGTGATCCAAAAGCATGGCGATATTTTGGTCGGCATTCAGGATATGGGTGCAGCTGGTTTGGTTTCATCGACCTCGGAAATGGCTTCAAAGGCTGGCTCTGGCTTGCGGTTGAATCTTGATGATGTGCCACAGCGTGAAACAGGCATGATTCCTTACGAAATGATGTTGTCCGAAAGTCAAGAACGGATGGTGCTTTGTGTCAAAAAAGGACATGAGCAGGAAATCGTGGATTTGTTCAAGAAATATGACCTTGACGCGGTCAATATTGGCGAGGTAACAGACGATGGCTACTATACCTTGTACCACAAGGGGCAACTGGTAGCGCACGTGCCTGTTGACAGTCTTGCTGAGGACGCGCCTGTCTATTACCGAGAAGCAAAAGTGCCTGCACGCATTAGCGTATTTGCTGACGAAGCGAAATATGTGCCTGTCATTTCTGACGCTACTAAAATTTTTAAAAAATTGCTTGCTCAACCAACGATTGCCAGCAAACGTAGTATTTATGAGACTTATGACAGTCGTGTCATGACTAATACTGTTGTCGCACCTGGCTCTGACGCTGCTGTTTTGCGGGTTCGTGGGACAAAGAAGGCGCTCGCGATGACGACTGACTGTAACGCGCGTTATCTCTATCTTGACCCTGAAAAGGGTGGCGCGATTGCGGTGGCTGAAGCGAGCAGAAATATCGTGGCTTCTGGTGGGAAACCGCTTGCCATCACGGACTGTCTCAACTTTGGTAATCCTGAAAAACCTGAACAGTTCTGGGAGCTGACGACTGCGGCTGACGGCATTTCTCGTGCTTGTTTGGCGCTTGACACGCCTGTCATTTCGGGCAATGTGTCGCTCTACAATGAAACGAATGGTTCTGCGATTTTGCCAACGCCGATGATTGGCATGGTTGGGCTGATTGAGGACACTGACTATATCACGACACAGGATTTCAAAAGGACGGGGGATAGCATTTATCTGATTGGGACAACTGCTGATGATTTTGCAGGCTCTGAGTTGCAAAAAATGCTGACAGGTAAAATCAGTGGAAGGATTGACTTTGACTTGGATAGCGAGAAGCGCAATCAAGATTTGGTCCTTGCTGCAATCAAGGCTGGTCTAGTGGAGTCCGCACACGATTTGTCAGAGGGTGGACTTGCGATTGCACTGGCTGAATCAGCCTTTGCAGGCAATCTTGGTGTGACTGTCAAATTTGACGCTACTGATGCACAGCTTTTTAGCGAGACACAGGGGCGCTTTATCCTGTCTGTCAGCGCTGACAAGACTGCTGATTTTGAGAAATTGGCAACTGAGCACGCTGTCAAATTTGTGCAAATTGGCGAGGTTACTGACAGCGGTGTTTTGGATATTAACAGCATCTCTGTCAGTACTTCCGAAGCCTTTGCTATTTATGAAAATGCTTTGCCTGAATTGATGAAATAA
- a CDS encoding MarR family winged helix-turn-helix transcriptional regulator: protein MTREQAERFTDIVKAVNQSEAVESFNLYAHGEMLVLVHLARAFGQTVFPSEIAEATRTSPTRVAKILNTLEKKGYIVRKTDVKDRRKVQVSVTELGNQKALQEKEKALTRISNVLEEMGQDDSEQFIRLLTQYLTITERQSLDWED, encoded by the coding sequence ATGACAAGAGAACAAGCGGAGCGTTTTACGGATATTGTCAAGGCGGTGAACCAGTCAGAAGCTGTGGAGAGCTTCAACTTATATGCGCATGGCGAAATGTTGGTGCTGGTGCATTTGGCACGGGCTTTTGGACAGACGGTCTTTCCGAGTGAAATCGCTGAGGCGACACGCACCAGTCCAACGCGCGTGGCGAAAATCTTGAATACGCTGGAAAAAAAGGGCTACATTGTCCGCAAAACAGATGTCAAAGATCGGCGCAAAGTTCAGGTCAGTGTTACGGAGCTGGGCAACCAGAAGGCTCTGCAGGAAAAAGAGAAGGCGCTGACACGGATTTCCAATGTTTTGGAGGAAATGGGGCAAGACGATAGTGAGCAATTTATCCGCTTGCTGACGCAATATTTGACGATTACCGAGCGGCAAAGTTTGGACTGGGAGGACTGA
- a CDS encoding DHA2 family efflux MFS transporter permease subunit, which yields MAKDIHGNPYSLWALAVLVLVATFAGDLNATMLATAVPTLMRDFNISLSTAQQASTWFLLGNGIMIPVTAYLGTRVPTKILYLFSLAVLFLGGLVAIAAPSSNYLLFIVGRVIQSLGVGVIITLQMVIFAEIFPEEKRGQAMAIAGLSLAVSPALGPTFAGWVLNKNHSFLGLTLSDSWRSIFIVPTVIIGICLLLAPFVMRDVLKNKTVKLDILSLILTVAGFGLFLYGLTNAGTDGWLTFDTVLLPTLSGLILLIIFSLRQLKMTAPFLDLRLLTNKQFSLATLILAFVTMAMMGVEIILPVYLQEIRGLSALGSGLTLLPGTLIMTVAMPVFGGIYDKIGGKMLSICGFIALTLATIPFIFISSSTPRSWIIFFYAIRAVSIAAVMMPMMSAVMDAVKPSEMTHASALSNTLKQVASALIVAVFTSVTTKVSKDHLPSAQLKVENPTLYLTKFINATIKGYSASFLLAVVLGTIGVAFTLFLRNKSRQH from the coding sequence ATGGCAAAGGACATTCACGGAAATCCCTATTCTCTCTGGGCTTTGGCAGTTTTGGTTTTGGTGGCGACCTTTGCCGGCGACTTGAACGCGACCATGCTGGCAACGGCGGTACCAACGCTCATGCGCGACTTCAATATCTCACTCTCGACTGCACAGCAGGCTTCCACTTGGTTTTTGCTGGGCAATGGCATTATGATTCCCGTTACGGCTTATTTGGGGACGCGTGTTCCGACGAAAATTTTGTATCTGTTCTCGCTTGCGGTGCTGTTTCTGGGCGGACTTGTGGCAATCGCTGCGCCGAGCAGTAATTATCTGCTCTTTATCGTGGGGCGCGTGATTCAGTCGCTGGGCGTTGGCGTGATTATTACCTTGCAAATGGTCATTTTTGCGGAGATTTTTCCTGAAGAAAAGCGTGGTCAGGCGATGGCGATTGCAGGGCTATCCCTTGCGGTTTCCCCTGCTTTGGGGCCAACTTTTGCAGGCTGGGTGTTGAATAAAAATCACAGCTTTTTAGGACTGACTTTGAGTGATTCTTGGCGCTCGATTTTCATTGTGCCAACGGTCATTATCGGGATTTGCCTACTTTTAGCGCCCTTTGTCATGCGTGATGTGCTGAAAAATAAGACTGTCAAATTGGACATCCTGTCTTTAATTTTGACCGTTGCAGGTTTTGGGCTATTTTTGTACGGTCTGACAAATGCTGGCACTGACGGCTGGCTCACATTTGACACTGTCTTGCTACCAACGCTGTCAGGGTTGATTTTACTTATCATTTTTAGTCTGCGACAGTTAAAAATGACAGCACCATTTTTAGATTTACGTTTACTGACAAATAAGCAATTTTCGCTTGCTACGTTGATATTAGCCTTTGTGACGATGGCGATGATGGGTGTGGAAATTATTTTGCCCGTTTATTTGCAAGAAATTCGAGGATTGAGCGCCCTGGGGTCAGGTTTGACCTTGCTTCCTGGGACTTTGATTATGACCGTTGCCATGCCAGTTTTTGGTGGCATTTATGACAAGATTGGTGGAAAAATGCTGTCCATCTGCGGTTTCATTGCCCTGACACTTGCGACGATTCCCTTTATTTTTATCAGCAGCAGCACGCCGCGAAGCTGGATTATCTTCTTTTATGCCATTCGCGCCGTCAGCATTGCCGCTGTGATGATGCCGATGATGAGCGCCGTGATGGATGCGGTCAAGCCGAGCGAAATGACGCACGCCTCCGCCCTGAGCAATACGCTCAAGCAAGTCGCGTCCGCGCTGATTGTCGCCGTCTTTACGAGTGTGACAACCAAAGTGTCGAAAGACCATCTGCCATCAGCACAGCTGAAAGTCGAAAATCCTACCTTGTACCTCACCAAATTCATCAATGCCACGATAAAAGGCTATTCCGCAAGCTTTCTGCTGGCGGTAGTGCTTGGCACGATTGGTGTTGCTTTTACGCTTTTTTTGAGAAATAAAAGCCGTCAGCACTGA
- a CDS encoding Rrf2 family transcriptional regulator — MKLSSGWEQSVYVLLILGRLPEKRLMSAAPIAARLDVSPTYLHKIIKSLVNEGLISSTPGKYGGFSLAKPLTEITFYDVFLAIEGRGRIFASQQLLKNFLGTEGDKAQKCAITDALDVIENTLVSTLTKVTLAQVAKNTQENYELIDLDEWIAEHS; from the coding sequence ATGAAACTATCCTCTGGCTGGGAGCAGTCGGTCTATGTGTTACTGATTTTGGGACGCTTGCCCGAAAAAAGGCTGATGAGCGCAGCTCCTATCGCGGCGAGACTCGATGTATCGCCAACCTATTTACATAAAATTATCAAATCTTTAGTCAATGAGGGGTTGATTAGCTCCACACCTGGGAAATATGGCGGATTTTCGCTGGCAAAACCGCTGACTGAGATTACATTTTATGATGTTTTTCTGGCGATTGAGGGACGCGGACGGATATTTGCTAGTCAGCAGTTGCTGAAAAATTTCCTCGGAACTGAGGGCGATAAAGCGCAAAAATGCGCCATTACTGACGCACTTGATGTGATTGAAAACACGCTTGTCAGTACGCTGACAAAGGTAACGCTGGCACAAGTGGCGAAAAACACGCAGGAAAATTATGAATTGATTGACTTAGATGAATGGATTGCTGAGCATTCTTAA
- a CDS encoding DMT family transporter produces MQTQTSRRVFLTCILLTTVFMGSSFPTGKYLISVEQVPPFLLGAWRFIIAGLIMILWTLITKGGEAIIPRSKGSFSRGFLLVAVIGLLQTTGTMGLLNLAMAHGLSSSMSSVILFTNPLWLALLAHPLLGEKLNLWKILSLILGVLGVMICLGLDSSALGIGALFALLGSFCWAINSIVTKRVPFDKGAWIFTGWQLLIGGILMLIFSFPMHESYHISQLNSWGWLWFVWLILPASVGSFGLWFSSLRQRKATIASSFLFLVPVFSTIFSIIGLHDKFTLGLVVGGLLIVIALILVNRETKEIQK; encoded by the coding sequence ATGCAAACTCAAACAAGCAGGCGCGTCTTTCTCACCTGTATCCTCTTAACCACAGTCTTTATGGGTTCATCTTTCCCAACTGGCAAATATTTGATTTCAGTTGAGCAGGTGCCACCGTTTTTGCTGGGTGCTTGGCGCTTCATCATCGCAGGGCTCATCATGATTCTCTGGACACTTATCACAAAAGGTGGCGAAGCCATTATTCCACGCAGTAAAGGCAGCTTTTCAAGAGGATTTCTCCTTGTCGCGGTCATTGGTTTGCTCCAAACAACAGGCACGATGGGGCTGCTCAACCTTGCAATGGCACACGGACTTTCATCCTCAATGTCATCGGTTATTCTCTTTACCAATCCGCTCTGGCTGGCGCTACTTGCTCATCCCTTGCTCGGCGAAAAGCTGAATCTTTGGAAAATTTTATCCCTTATTTTAGGTGTTCTTGGTGTGATGATTTGTCTTGGCTTGGATAGCTCTGCGCTTGGCATTGGCGCCCTTTTCGCACTTCTTGGTTCATTTTGTTGGGCGATTAATTCTATCGTGACAAAACGTGTGCCTTTTGACAAAGGTGCTTGGATTTTTACAGGTTGGCAACTCCTGATTGGTGGAATTTTGATGCTGATTTTCTCATTTCCTATGCACGAAAGTTACCACATTTCACAACTTAACAGCTGGGGTTGGCTCTGGTTTGTTTGGCTGATTTTGCCTGCAAGCGTTGGTTCGTTTGGACTTTGGTTTTCAAGTCTCAGACAGCGCAAAGCTACGATTGCCAGCAGTTTTCTCTTTCTCGTTCCGGTGTTTTCCACGATTTTTTCAATCATTGGTTTGCACGACAAATTTACCCTAGGACTGGTCGTCGGTGGATTGCTGATTGTTATTGCCTTGATTTTGGTTAATCGTGAAACGAAAGAAATCCAAAAATAA
- a CDS encoding methyltransferase domain-containing protein, which translates to MEVGNGILISDGKQWSFENQVADHFDEHVKLSVPLYEQGHELIGYLSDFFLRDSSVCYEIGCSTGRLIGKIAKRHFHKSNIQFIGIEPVKEMIDIAEKEQEVSQIKFVESSIEAANLKPCDLVLSYYCLQFVSLSQRDEVCKKIYNALNTGGAFILFEKEIADDPKINKLITSSYIKFKVHNGFSSEEVLSKQLSLEGVMKTNTHSENKKMLINVGFQHVSTIMKYGEFNGYVCIK; encoded by the coding sequence ATGGAAGTTGGAAACGGAATATTAATATCAGATGGAAAACAATGGAGCTTTGAAAATCAGGTGGCTGATCATTTCGATGAACACGTGAAACTTTCTGTTCCTCTTTATGAACAAGGACACGAACTGATTGGCTATCTGAGCGACTTCTTTTTACGAGATAGCAGTGTTTGCTACGAAATAGGTTGCTCTACTGGTAGGCTCATTGGGAAAATTGCTAAACGACATTTTCACAAATCAAATATTCAATTTATAGGAATAGAACCCGTTAAAGAGATGATTGATATAGCAGAGAAAGAGCAGGAAGTTAGTCAAATTAAATTTGTAGAAAGTTCCATAGAAGCTGCAAATTTAAAGCCGTGCGATTTGGTTTTGAGCTATTACTGCTTGCAATTTGTTTCGCTTTCTCAAAGAGATGAAGTTTGCAAAAAAATCTATAATGCCCTCAACACAGGCGGAGCTTTTATCCTTTTTGAAAAAGAAATTGCTGATGATCCTAAAATAAATAAGCTCATTACATCAAGCTATATCAAGTTTAAAGTTCATAATGGATTTAGTTCTGAGGAAGTCCTTTCAAAACAACTAAGTCTGGAAGGTGTTATGAAAACAAACACTCATTCTGAAAATAAAAAAATGTTGATTAATGTTGGATTTCAGCATGTTTCAACAATTATGAAATATGGAGAATTTAATGGATATGTCTGCATCAAATAA
- a CDS encoding class I SAM-dependent methyltransferase, whose translation MDMSASNKTNVEKWADLHQKSSTISIRTTPNYAVKQILDLKPKRKLDNILEVGCGFGRNLAFLIKNDYSKNYYGIDLTKTSVNKCIDTLADLNAKTDIRVGNAGKFLDFPNNFFSSVFDIMSAITFISDISERKKYFSEIARVLEPEGHYYFLCPRKNGKFHDIFENQDLLEKGYIKRKLDGMLEKVYTKDELTQSFPNFDYLKLEVVSEHTRAFGDEKFIREDGFWFGDFKKRK comes from the coding sequence ATGGATATGTCTGCATCAAATAAGACAAACGTAGAAAAATGGGCTGATTTACATCAAAAATCTAGTACAATCAGCATTCGTACTACACCAAATTATGCCGTCAAACAAATCTTGGATTTGAAACCTAAGAGGAAACTTGACAACATACTAGAAGTCGGATGTGGTTTTGGACGAAATCTAGCTTTTCTGATAAAAAATGATTACTCAAAAAATTACTATGGGATTGACCTTACCAAAACTTCTGTAAATAAATGTATAGATACTCTTGCTGACTTAAACGCCAAAACGGATATCAGAGTAGGAAATGCTGGAAAGTTTCTTGATTTTCCTAACAACTTTTTTTCTTCGGTGTTTGATATTATGTCAGCTATTACATTTATTTCCGATATTTCTGAAAGAAAAAAATATTTTTCCGAAATTGCGCGTGTCCTTGAACCAGAGGGGCATTATTACTTTCTGTGCCCACGAAAGAATGGGAAATTTCATGATATTTTTGAAAATCAAGACTTACTAGAAAAGGGCTATATTAAACGTAAATTAGATGGAATGTTAGAGAAAGTCTATACAAAAGATGAACTGACTCAATCATTTCCAAATTTTGACTACCTAAAATTAGAAGTTGTTTCAGAGCATACACGTGCTTTTGGAGATGAAAAATTTATTCGCGAGGACGGTTTCTGGTTTGGAGATTTCAAAAAGAGAAAATAG
- a CDS encoding MFS transporter: MKNLFARTVSGLEISKRENSISQKALTLATIAMLISFMSWSSLSPLANSIASQFGLNITLQKILVALPVLFGSLLRIPLGKLSDNFGGKKIYLSTLGISLIPLALAYFVLKFHLSINLLFLVALGLGISGASFAISLSYASAWFPESRQGRTLGIVGIGTVGNAISSGLLPFIQKIFHSLTSVYSFLFFITLIFIGIFKFIGDEVPINFRKKEDSPKLDKRFSLFSLSFACMVASGSFVAFGALLPTFLGIHSIFGLSSLTAGLWGAVFSVLTIVTRPLGGYFADISNARIYLVFSLFGIMICQFLISFFIQSLFLFLFVFMTYAVFIGLCNGCIFKITAEYFPRNIGFASGIVGAVGSFGGFLFPFIFVFVPSSSVAFIVLGFLTLFSVFSSIFSLKIF; the protein is encoded by the coding sequence ATGAAAAATTTATTCGCGAGGACGGTTTCTGGTTTGGAGATTTCAAAAAGAGAAAATAGTATCAGTCAAAAGGCACTTACTTTAGCTACTATCGCAATGCTCATTTCTTTCATGAGCTGGTCTAGTCTGTCACCGTTGGCAAATTCTATCGCTTCACAATTTGGACTAAATATTACTCTACAAAAGATTTTGGTGGCTTTGCCTGTATTATTTGGTTCGTTATTGAGAATTCCGCTTGGTAAACTTTCAGATAATTTTGGTGGTAAGAAAATATATTTGAGTACTTTAGGGATAAGTTTAATTCCTTTAGCACTTGCCTATTTTGTATTAAAGTTTCATTTATCTATTAATCTTTTGTTTTTGGTAGCTCTAGGACTGGGAATATCTGGTGCTTCCTTTGCAATTTCTTTATCTTATGCCAGTGCTTGGTTCCCAGAGAGCAGGCAAGGTCGTACTCTAGGAATTGTTGGAATTGGTACAGTTGGCAACGCGATAAGTTCGGGGCTTCTTCCCTTTATTCAGAAAATATTTCATTCTTTAACGAGTGTTTATAGTTTCTTGTTTTTTATAACTCTCATCTTTATTGGAATTTTTAAATTTATAGGTGATGAAGTTCCTATTAACTTTAGAAAAAAGGAAGATAGTCCAAAATTAGATAAGAGATTTTCTTTGTTTTCACTTTCTTTTGCTTGCATGGTTGCCTCTGGATCTTTCGTAGCTTTTGGCGCATTGCTACCAACTTTTTTAGGCATTCATTCAATATTTGGTTTATCATCACTGACAGCAGGTTTATGGGGTGCAGTATTTTCAGTCCTCACTATTGTTACAAGACCACTTGGAGGATATTTTGCTGATATTTCCAACGCAAGAATCTATCTTGTGTTTTCGTTATTTGGAATTATGATATGTCAGTTTCTAATCAGTTTTTTCATACAATCACTTTTCTTATTTCTCTTTGTTTTTATGACTTATGCAGTCTTTATAGGACTTTGCAACGGCTGTATTTTCAAAATTACGGCTGAATATTTTCCAAGAAATATTGGATTTGCTTCTGGAATTGTAGGAGCAGTGGGAAGTTTTGGAGGTTTCCTATTTCCATTCATTTTTGTTTTCGTACCATCAAGTTCTGTAGCCTTTATTGTACTTGGTTTTTTGACTTTATTTAGTGTATTTTCTTCTATTTTTTCCTTAAAAATATTCTAA
- a CDS encoding MerR family transcriptional regulator: MNIKQIAEKTALSPDTIRYYEKENLIRIPRNSSGYRDFSAQNLERLTFIGKMRAAGCGIDFLRKYCALLDDTENHDSEQREMLIVEAKSARERLSNLTDALDYLEWKIDVYYKNVKTQGDKSK, translated from the coding sequence ATGAACATCAAACAAATCGCTGAAAAAACAGCTCTAAGCCCTGACACAATTCGTTATTATGAGAAAGAAAATCTCATCAGAATCCCACGAAACAGCAGTGGTTATCGTGACTTCAGCGCACAAAATCTGGAACGCTTGACTTTCATCGGGAAAATGCGTGCGGCTGGCTGTGGAATTGATTTTCTGAGAAAATATTGCGCGCTTCTTGATGACACAGAAAATCATGACAGCGAACAGCGCGAAATGCTGATTGTAGAGGCAAAATCAGCAAGAGAACGACTGTCAAATTTGACAGATGCCTTAGATTATCTGGAATGGAAGATTGACGTGTACTATAAAAATGTCAAAACGCAAGGAGACAAGTCAAAATAG